The following proteins are co-located in the Candidatus Paracaedibacter acanthamoebae genome:
- a CDS encoding GNAT family N-acetyltransferase — protein MVNISLRPATITDIPDLLPLIDQLGYPTTEEELATRFSEFVALEGYGVVVACHQNRVIGFIAWSLSRVFVASKLRYHIEALIIDEAYRGQGIGKHLMTHFEALVVSCGKPVLIDLTSGYRRAAEGTHDFYKALGYKNEGPMAKLYLRKEIS, from the coding sequence ATGGTAAATATTTCTTTACGCCCTGCCACAATCACAGATATTCCTGATCTTTTGCCCTTAATTGACCAATTGGGGTATCCGACGACTGAAGAAGAATTGGCGACGCGATTTTCAGAGTTTGTAGCGTTAGAAGGGTATGGGGTGGTGGTTGCTTGTCATCAGAATCGAGTAATAGGTTTCATTGCTTGGTCGTTATCGCGCGTGTTTGTTGCCTCGAAATTGCGCTATCATATCGAAGCTTTGATCATTGATGAAGCCTATCGCGGTCAAGGCATTGGTAAGCACTTAATGACTCATTTCGAAGCTCTGGTTGTGAGCTGCGGTAAACCAGTTCTTATTGACCTAACTTCTGGCTATAGGCGGGCCGCCGAAGGAACGCATGACTTTTACAAAGCTCTGGGCTATAAAAACGAAGGTCCTATGGCGAAACTTTATCTGCGGAAGGAAATTTCATGA
- a CDS encoding RsmB/NOP family class I SAM-dependent RNA methyltransferase yields MKPAAHIQSAIELLSEIYGSSTPADVVVHAYMRQRRYIGSGDRRQILEIVYGIMRQYWLLDGMLSHCWAKPSEDPVQKARRQVLTYLVKIKAEAFISELFSGDEYAPKPLNQTEQDLMANLVSLDNRNLPEAAQLSCPGWIYDILKETYPDRYRDILFSLKESATVDLRVNTLKGSREQVLAKLRKEGIECHPTPLSPWGIRLTQRQPLRQHPLLQHGVLEVQDEGSQLIALACEAQPGMAIWDYCAGAAGKTLALAAMMHNKGRIVATDVVEWRLKNAPQRLRRAGVHNVETRLLDDESGKWLKRQAGKFDCVLVDAPCSGSGTWRRNPELRWRMTEKGFQELLQKQQEILKKASSLVKPGGRLVYATCSLLKPENSGQVIDFLNQNPDFKLNPLSFEFAKDGVLELNPVDHQTDGFFAAVMVRNKN; encoded by the coding sequence ATGAAGCCTGCTGCCCATATTCAATCAGCGATTGAACTCTTATCTGAAATTTATGGATCCTCAACTCCGGCTGATGTTGTCGTTCATGCTTATATGCGTCAACGGCGCTATATTGGTTCGGGCGATCGTCGCCAGATTTTAGAGATTGTGTATGGGATCATGCGGCAGTATTGGTTGCTGGATGGTATGCTCAGCCATTGCTGGGCTAAACCCAGTGAAGATCCTGTTCAGAAAGCCAGACGTCAGGTTCTTACCTATTTAGTAAAAATTAAAGCTGAAGCTTTTATTTCTGAACTTTTTTCAGGTGATGAATATGCTCCCAAACCTTTAAATCAGACCGAACAAGATCTGATGGCTAACCTTGTTTCGCTTGATAATAGAAATTTACCCGAAGCAGCTCAGTTATCGTGTCCTGGTTGGATTTACGATATTTTGAAAGAAACTTATCCGGATCGTTATCGGGATATATTATTTTCTCTCAAAGAGTCAGCCACTGTGGATTTGCGGGTTAACACGCTTAAAGGGTCGCGGGAACAGGTTTTGGCAAAATTGAGGAAGGAAGGCATTGAGTGCCACCCAACACCTTTGTCGCCATGGGGGATTCGGCTAACTCAACGCCAACCCTTAAGACAACATCCATTGTTGCAACACGGCGTTCTGGAAGTGCAGGATGAAGGATCGCAGTTGATTGCCTTGGCTTGTGAGGCGCAACCAGGCATGGCCATTTGGGATTATTGTGCCGGAGCAGCGGGTAAAACCTTAGCCTTGGCGGCTATGATGCACAATAAGGGACGAATTGTCGCGACCGACGTGGTTGAATGGCGTCTTAAAAATGCACCGCAACGCTTGCGACGGGCCGGTGTTCATAATGTGGAAACGCGTCTTCTCGATGACGAATCGGGGAAATGGCTCAAACGCCAAGCTGGCAAATTTGATTGTGTGTTGGTGGACGCGCCATGCTCCGGCTCAGGAACTTGGCGTCGCAACCCGGAATTGCGCTGGCGGATGACTGAAAAAGGATTCCAAGAATTGTTACAAAAACAACAAGAAATCCTTAAGAAAGCATCATCTTTAGTAAAACCAGGCGGCCGTTTGGTTTATGCAACGTGCTCTTTATTAAAACCAGAGAATAGCGGACAAGTCATAGACTTTTTGAATCAAAATCCAGATTTCAAATTAAATCCTCTTTCCTTTGAATTTGCTAAAGATGGTGTTTTAGAGCTTAATCCCGTCGATCATCAAACTGATGGTTTTTTTGCGGCCGTTATGGTGAGAAACAAGAATTAG
- a CDS encoding DedA family protein yields MEHFIEIVKEWGYLAVLLGSMIEGESVILTACVMAYMGYLSIAKIVAIAFLGTLVADQGLYYVGRLYGHRILERFPKLKAPSEKAFRLLKRWDIWYILSFRFIYGIRIISPVVIGAGGISPQRFIPLNFISALVWTSVSCTGGYLLGKVIDAIDFSLVEHYIFLVSAGLLALVIGIGYFGWKKLHSTDAAADKD; encoded by the coding sequence TTGGAACACTTTATCGAAATTGTTAAAGAGTGGGGATATCTCGCGGTTCTTCTTGGATCCATGATCGAAGGTGAAAGTGTTATTTTAACAGCTTGCGTCATGGCTTATATGGGATATTTGTCCATTGCCAAAATTGTTGCCATTGCGTTTCTGGGGACATTGGTTGCTGATCAAGGATTATATTATGTCGGACGACTTTATGGCCATCGAATCCTTGAACGCTTTCCTAAACTGAAAGCGCCCTCTGAAAAGGCTTTTCGCCTTCTCAAGCGCTGGGATATCTGGTATATCCTAAGCTTTCGCTTTATTTACGGAATTCGAATCATTAGTCCGGTGGTAATTGGAGCAGGAGGGATTTCTCCTCAACGTTTTATCCCTCTCAATTTTATTTCTGCCCTTGTTTGGACATCTGTCAGCTGTACCGGCGGCTATCTTCTAGGAAAGGTCATTGATGCGATCGACTTTTCCCTCGTTGAGCATTATATATTCCTTGTTTCTGCAGGACTGCTAGCGCTGGTCATCGGGATCGGTTATTTTGGTTGGAAAAAGCTACATAGTACCGACGCCGCCGCCGACAAAGACTAA
- a CDS encoding NAD(P)-dependent alcohol dehydrogenase: MAKTTGYAVNNATSPFSPFTFDRREPGEHDVEIDILYSGVCHSDIHQVRNEWGGSRYPMVPGHEIVGTVTRVGSKVKKFKVGDTAGVGCFVDSCRTCHSCEEGLEQYCEKHLVQTYNSLEHDMKTPTYGGYSKLIVVDENYTLKVPEFPDLSRVAPLLCAGITTYSPLRHWKVGKGHKVAVMGLGGLGHMAVKLAVSMGADVTVLSRSKHKEADAKKLGAHHFVLTSEPDAFVKNAKQFDFIVNVIAAAHDTNAYLNLLKREGVMIVLGAPDQPVELDHHSLIINRRKIAGSLIGGIQETQEMLNYCASHKIMADVEVIPMNYIETAYERMIKGDVTYRFVIDMKTL; encoded by the coding sequence ATGGCAAAAACCACAGGTTATGCAGTTAATAATGCGACGTCACCTTTTTCACCTTTTACTTTCGATCGCCGAGAACCCGGTGAACATGATGTGGAAATTGATATCCTTTATAGCGGCGTTTGCCATTCGGATATTCACCAAGTCCGTAATGAATGGGGCGGATCACGGTATCCCATGGTTCCTGGACATGAAATTGTTGGTACGGTTACAAGGGTGGGATCGAAGGTTAAAAAATTTAAAGTGGGTGATACGGCCGGAGTGGGGTGCTTTGTTGACAGTTGCCGCACTTGCCACAGTTGTGAAGAAGGTTTAGAGCAATATTGTGAAAAACATTTGGTCCAAACTTATAATAGCTTAGAACATGATATGAAAACACCGACCTATGGCGGTTATTCAAAACTCATTGTTGTGGATGAAAATTATACGTTGAAAGTTCCTGAATTTCCCGATCTCTCGCGCGTTGCCCCCCTTTTATGTGCCGGCATTACAACCTATTCTCCGTTGCGCCATTGGAAAGTGGGTAAGGGGCATAAAGTTGCCGTTATGGGATTAGGGGGATTAGGCCATATGGCTGTTAAACTTGCAGTCTCCATGGGTGCAGACGTTACCGTGCTAAGTCGATCCAAACACAAAGAAGCAGATGCTAAGAAATTAGGCGCCCATCACTTTGTCTTAACCTCTGAGCCCGATGCCTTTGTTAAAAATGCGAAACAGTTTGATTTTATTGTAAATGTTATTGCAGCCGCCCATGATACCAACGCCTATTTAAACCTTTTAAAGCGAGAGGGAGTAATGATTGTTTTGGGAGCGCCCGATCAACCGGTTGAATTAGACCATCATAGTTTAATTATTAACCGCCGTAAAATCGCCGGATCTCTTATTGGTGGCATCCAAGAAACCCAAGAAATGCTAAATTATTGTGCAAGCCATAAGATTATGGCAGATGTGGAAGTCATCCCCATGAATTATATTGAGACAGCTTATGAGCGAATGATTAAAGGGGATGTTACGTATCGTTTTGTTATTGATATGAAGACACTATAA
- the def gene encoding peptide deformylase produces the protein MMLLPVLKEPDPRLRIKAKSIEKVDDEIRQLMDDMLETMYHDDGIGLAATQIGSDKRVIVIDLNSGTEEKPEVFYMANPEILWRSEEKSSLQEGCLSVPETRAEISRPARIKIRYLDRNNKQIEMDANGIFATCVQHEIDHLNGVLFIDYLSRLKQDLIQKKLKNLKSFILYDKAKANFYGYAVFCSRGPSRHC, from the coding sequence ATTATGCTGCTACCTGTACTGAAAGAACCAGATCCTCGCCTTAGGATTAAGGCGAAGTCTATCGAGAAAGTGGATGATGAAATTCGTCAATTGATGGATGATATGCTTGAGACCATGTACCATGATGATGGTATTGGCTTGGCTGCCACCCAAATTGGATCTGATAAACGGGTCATCGTTATTGACTTAAATTCTGGGACAGAGGAAAAACCCGAGGTTTTTTATATGGCAAATCCAGAAATTTTATGGCGGTCCGAAGAGAAATCGAGTTTGCAAGAAGGATGCTTGTCGGTTCCGGAAACCCGCGCAGAAATAAGTCGACCAGCTCGCATCAAGATTCGATATCTGGACCGAAATAATAAGCAAATTGAAATGGATGCCAATGGAATATTTGCCACGTGTGTTCAACATGAAATTGATCATTTAAATGGTGTCCTATTTATTGATTACCTCTCGCGTTTGAAACAGGACCTGATTCAGAAAAAATTAAAAAACTTAAAAAGTTTCATCCTCTATGACAAAGCCAAAGCTAATTTTTATGGGTACGCCGTCTTTTGCAGTCGGGGCCCTTCGCGCCATTGTTGA
- the fmt gene encoding methionyl-tRNA formyltransferase, giving the protein MTKPKLIFMGTPSFAVGALRAIVEAGYSVVAVYSQPPRPAGRGHHVTRSPVHEYADSVGIPVYTPKSLRNAEAQAIFQAHGADLAIVAAYGLILPKEILEAPKRGCINIHASLLPRWRGAAPIQRAIMAGDSQTGITIMQMDEGLDTGDMLRMEAIPITAETTATTLHDKLAELGSHLIVETIPQLLEGTLIPVAQPEEGVTYAAKLSKSESQIDWHRSAIEIQRKISALCPWPGVYFIHNDTVLKVAAAEVVSSHPAQPGLVMESLTIACGENALKVTSVQKAGGRWLSADEFLRGYDLPLGTILPCPAIN; this is encoded by the coding sequence ATGACAAAGCCAAAGCTAATTTTTATGGGTACGCCGTCTTTTGCAGTCGGGGCCCTTCGCGCCATTGTTGAAGCGGGTTACTCAGTGGTAGCCGTTTATTCTCAACCGCCCCGTCCCGCGGGCCGTGGCCATCATGTGACCCGTTCGCCCGTCCATGAGTATGCCGACAGTGTTGGGATTCCGGTTTATACCCCTAAAAGCTTACGCAATGCGGAAGCCCAAGCCATATTTCAGGCGCATGGCGCAGATTTAGCAATTGTGGCCGCGTACGGGTTAATCTTACCCAAAGAGATTTTGGAAGCTCCTAAACGGGGCTGTATTAATATTCATGCCTCCTTATTGCCTCGATGGCGGGGGGCCGCGCCAATTCAGCGAGCTATCATGGCCGGCGACTCCCAAACGGGTATTACCATCATGCAAATGGATGAAGGACTGGATACCGGTGATATGTTGCGGATGGAAGCTATCCCTATTACCGCTGAAACCACAGCGACGACCTTGCATGATAAATTGGCAGAATTGGGTAGTCACCTCATTGTTGAAACAATTCCTCAATTGTTGGAAGGCACTCTCATCCCTGTTGCTCAACCAGAAGAGGGTGTGACCTACGCTGCTAAGCTGAGTAAATCCGAAAGTCAGATTGATTGGCATCGATCAGCCATAGAAATTCAACGCAAGATCAGCGCCCTTTGTCCATGGCCTGGTGTTTATTTTATTCATAATGATACTGTGTTAAAGGTTGCTGCCGCCGAGGTTGTTTCTTCTCATCCAGCTCAGCCAGGTCTAGTTATGGAGAGCCTGACAATTGCGTGTGGTGAAAATGCTCTGAAAGTAACATCGGTGCAAAAGGCAGGTGGCAGATGGCTATCGGCAGATGAATTTTTACGGGGGTATGACCTCCCCCTCGGAACGATCCTTCCATGCCCCGCTATAAATTAA
- the truA gene encoding tRNA pseudouridine(38-40) synthase TruA, translating into MPRYKLTIEYDGRPFCGWQLQPQVPTVQGFLQHAIKKFSGLDVVVEGAGRTDAGVHALGQVAHVDLSRQDTPYRVQRGLNFFLDECGISVVDVEEVDPTFHARFSAKRRQYVYRIINRRAPLAVEKGLAWQVPMLLDVEKMVKGASMLVGVHDFTSFRSINCQAPNPIRLLDRFDLEQNGPEITGIIESRAFLHNQVRIMMGTLKMIGEGRWTLKDLQNALEAKDRTQGGVTAPPHGLYFSKVFY; encoded by the coding sequence ATGCCCCGCTATAAATTAACAATTGAATATGATGGTCGGCCATTTTGTGGCTGGCAGCTTCAACCCCAAGTACCCACCGTGCAAGGATTCCTCCAACACGCTATTAAAAAATTTAGTGGGTTGGATGTCGTGGTTGAGGGAGCAGGACGTACTGACGCTGGTGTTCACGCTCTCGGCCAGGTTGCCCATGTAGATTTATCTCGCCAGGATACACCTTACAGGGTTCAACGGGGGCTTAATTTTTTCTTAGATGAGTGTGGGATCTCGGTTGTTGACGTCGAAGAGGTGGATCCCACTTTTCATGCTCGGTTTTCTGCCAAGCGGCGACAGTATGTTTACCGTATTATCAATCGACGTGCCCCCTTGGCTGTTGAGAAAGGGTTAGCATGGCAGGTACCCATGCTTTTAGATGTAGAAAAAATGGTTAAAGGCGCCTCTATGCTGGTTGGGGTGCATGATTTTACTTCTTTTCGCTCTATCAATTGCCAAGCGCCGAACCCTATTCGGTTGTTAGATCGTTTTGATTTGGAACAAAATGGTCCTGAAATTACAGGAATCATTGAGTCCAGGGCTTTTTTACACAACCAAGTGCGGATCATGATGGGAACCTTAAAAATGATTGGTGAAGGACGGTGGACACTGAAAGATCTGCAGAATGCTTTGGAAGCAAAAGATAGAACCCAAGGTGGCGTTACAGCACCCCCCCATGGGCTCTATTTTTCAAAAGTTTTTTATTAG
- a CDS encoding MFS transporter — MSELTKRFFGIPRAWLVVSSGALFYCYQFILRVAPNVLKDDWERFFSLDASEFGQLVSLYSWSYAAIQLPLGVMLDRFGAGRIIVVASTICALSCFLFASSDSVYVAGIAMFFMGLGSAAGFLGSIKLGTTWFPPSQLAKVVALTLLFGTIGASIGGTPLSAMATEYGWQKAIIVLGFIGIAISLILFMAVGRHGEPHTYEPANDLLEGMMKVIRQPQAWLIATYGMLMYAPVTIMGTAWGVPFVKSVYGIPETIAATLTTALFIGAAVGSPVFALYSDKIQKRLPPMMVGVALSLLVNAIVIFIPNISLWTMYGLFFAIGFCYTAKSLSFTSICEIMPPSCSGVAVGFLNTITMATGALFHPLIGNLLDYHWEGTVINEVNIYSEWDYRFALAIVPICMLIGIVVVRFIKETHHAHKLTPAEESTAQLGVLE, encoded by the coding sequence TTGTCTGAGCTAACAAAAAGATTTTTTGGCATACCACGAGCCTGGCTTGTGGTATCGAGTGGCGCCTTATTTTACTGTTACCAATTCATTCTGCGTGTTGCGCCGAATGTATTAAAAGATGACTGGGAAAGATTCTTTTCTCTGGATGCCAGTGAGTTTGGACAACTCGTTTCCCTCTATTCATGGTCCTATGCTGCTATACAATTACCGTTGGGTGTTATGCTTGATCGTTTTGGCGCGGGTCGCATTATCGTGGTAGCTTCAACGATTTGTGCGTTGTCATGCTTTCTTTTTGCCAGCAGTGATTCTGTTTATGTTGCCGGTATTGCCATGTTTTTCATGGGACTGGGATCTGCTGCCGGCTTTCTAGGGAGTATTAAACTGGGAACCACTTGGTTTCCCCCGTCTCAACTGGCCAAAGTGGTTGCTTTAACTCTGCTTTTTGGGACAATTGGTGCTAGCATTGGCGGCACACCTTTATCAGCAATGGCAACGGAGTATGGTTGGCAAAAAGCGATTATAGTACTTGGTTTTATAGGGATAGCGATCTCTTTAATTCTCTTTATGGCTGTTGGCCGTCATGGTGAACCACACACTTATGAACCCGCTAATGATTTGCTGGAGGGGATGATGAAAGTCATCCGTCAACCTCAAGCGTGGCTGATTGCAACCTATGGTATGTTAATGTATGCCCCCGTTACCATTATGGGAACAGCATGGGGCGTCCCCTTTGTCAAATCTGTTTATGGCATTCCTGAAACCATTGCTGCCACTTTAACGACAGCTTTGTTTATTGGAGCTGCCGTTGGAAGTCCTGTTTTTGCCTTATATTCTGACAAGATTCAAAAACGCCTTCCTCCGATGATGGTTGGTGTAGCCTTAAGCTTACTTGTGAATGCAATTGTGATTTTTATCCCTAATATTTCATTGTGGACAATGTACGGACTATTTTTTGCCATCGGATTTTGCTATACGGCTAAATCCTTGTCCTTCACCTCCATCTGTGAAATTATGCCCCCTTCTTGCAGTGGTGTAGCTGTTGGATTCCTTAACACCATTACCATGGCAACAGGTGCGCTTTTCCATCCTCTTATTGGTAATTTATTAGATTATCATTGGGAGGGCACAGTCATTAATGAGGTAAATATCTATAGTGAGTGGGATTATCGCTTTGCTTTGGCTATTGTGCCAATTTGCATGCTGATCGGGATTGTGGTGGTGCGGTTTATTAAAGAAACTCACCATGCGCATAAACTGACACCCGCTGAAGAATCGACGGCTCAACTCGGAGTTCTTGAGTGA
- a CDS encoding TIGR00282 family metallophosphoesterase, giving the protein MNILFCGDVVGRSGRDILIQQLPKLKAQLDLDFIIVNGENAAHGFGINKSICQDFFKVGVDIITTGNHIWDQRDVMSYIGTEPRLLRPANYPEGAPGKGYGIYQDRRGRKLLVINAMGRLFMESLDDPFAAVDTILKSHSLGGTVQAAMVDFHAEATSEKMAMGHFCDGRVSFVVGTHSHIPTADAQILPKGTAYQTDAGMCGDYNSVIGMDKDVPLHKFIRKTPTDRMSPALGDGTLCGVFVQTDDATGRAVHIEPVRLGARLINTIPIMDENNHRAN; this is encoded by the coding sequence ATGAATATTTTATTTTGCGGTGATGTGGTGGGTCGGTCTGGCCGAGATATTCTGATACAGCAACTGCCCAAGCTTAAAGCCCAACTTGATCTCGACTTTATTATCGTGAATGGTGAAAATGCCGCTCATGGGTTTGGCATTAACAAATCAATTTGCCAAGATTTTTTTAAAGTTGGCGTTGATATTATTACAACAGGTAACCATATTTGGGATCAGCGGGATGTGATGTCTTATATCGGGACAGAACCGCGCTTACTGAGACCGGCTAACTATCCAGAGGGGGCGCCGGGCAAAGGGTATGGCATCTATCAAGATCGGCGAGGGCGCAAGCTTTTGGTTATCAATGCCATGGGACGGCTGTTTATGGAATCCCTCGATGATCCTTTTGCTGCTGTGGATACTATTCTGAAGTCCCATTCCTTGGGGGGAACAGTCCAAGCCGCCATGGTTGATTTTCATGCAGAAGCAACCTCTGAAAAGATGGCTATGGGGCATTTTTGTGATGGACGGGTCAGTTTTGTTGTGGGAACGCATTCCCATATTCCCACAGCCGATGCCCAAATTTTACCCAAAGGAACAGCCTATCAAACGGATGCGGGGATGTGTGGGGACTATAATTCTGTTATTGGGATGGATAAAGACGTGCCGCTGCATAAGTTTATCCGCAAAACCCCGACTGACCGCATGAGCCCTGCTCTGGGGGATGGTACCCTGTGTGGGGTGTTTGTTCAGACAGATGATGCTACCGGTCGTGCCGTGCATATTGAACCCGTGCGCCTGGGGGCTCGCCTCATTAATACGATTCCTATTATGGACGAAAACAACCACCGAGCAAATTAG
- a CDS encoding DUF721 domain-containing protein gives MNKLTTPISQQQGFVRASILLDWHLIVGERFANFCQPEKISFPLERRTGGRLTLKTSSAFALEISHLETVLVERINRYFGYRAVDKLLIKNGRITPRIIKKQPQPQVSPEQLSHIEGMLEGIKNSALRSALIELGKGVYDQRNKTKS, from the coding sequence TTGAATAAGCTCACAACGCCCATCAGTCAGCAGCAGGGATTCGTGCGCGCTTCTATTCTTTTAGACTGGCATTTAATTGTGGGAGAACGCTTTGCCAACTTTTGTCAGCCTGAAAAAATATCATTTCCTTTAGAGCGACGGACGGGTGGGAGGCTCACTCTTAAAACCTCCAGTGCTTTTGCTTTGGAAATATCCCATCTAGAAACGGTCCTGGTAGAACGGATTAATCGTTATTTCGGCTATAGGGCAGTCGACAAATTGTTGATCAAAAATGGCCGTATCACTCCTCGCATTATCAAAAAGCAACCTCAACCACAGGTCAGCCCAGAACAACTATCCCATATAGAAGGGATGTTGGAAGGCATTAAAAATTCAGCCTTAAGATCCGCTTTGATAGAATTAGGCAAAGGGGTTTATGATCAACGGAATAAGACAAAATCCTAA
- the tsaD gene encoding tRNA (adenosine(37)-N6)-threonylcarbamoyltransferase complex transferase subunit TsaD: MRVLGIETSCDETAAAIVSSDRQILSNVIHAQIDDHQPYGGVVPEIAARNHLAYLQQVVEKSLTDAHMTLSEVDAIAVTAGPGLIGGVMVGVMAAKAMAAALNKPIIAVNHLEGHALTARLTDNVPFPFLLMLMSGGHCQILHVKDLGDYHLLGQTIDDAAGEAFDKVAKCLDLDYPGGPQIEKLALVGDKKRYQLPRPLKGRAGCDFSFAGLKTAARNLILSGAVVTEQDKADLCASFQAAVRDCLVNRLQHALAETPVEVSHVVLSGGVAANLYLREALTTVCLNYGKVFVAPPLKLCTDNAVMIAWAGLERLHRGLTSSLDFQPRPRWSLMELKNG, encoded by the coding sequence ATGCGTGTTTTAGGGATAGAAACAAGCTGTGATGAAACAGCGGCAGCCATAGTTTCCTCAGACAGACAGATTCTGTCGAATGTGATCCATGCTCAGATTGATGACCATCAACCTTATGGCGGGGTCGTCCCTGAAATTGCGGCTCGTAATCATTTGGCCTATTTGCAACAGGTTGTGGAAAAATCATTGACAGACGCCCATATGACGTTGTCTGAGGTGGATGCGATTGCTGTGACGGCGGGGCCAGGTCTTATTGGGGGCGTGATGGTGGGGGTGATGGCCGCTAAAGCCATGGCGGCGGCTTTAAACAAACCCATCATTGCTGTAAATCACTTAGAAGGACATGCTCTGACGGCGCGGTTGACGGATAATGTGCCATTCCCTTTTTTGCTAATGCTAATGTCGGGGGGACATTGCCAAATTCTCCACGTTAAAGATCTGGGAGATTATCATCTTTTAGGACAAACAATTGATGATGCCGCCGGCGAAGCCTTTGACAAAGTCGCTAAATGCTTGGATTTAGATTATCCTGGCGGGCCGCAGATTGAAAAATTAGCGCTCGTAGGGGATAAAAAACGCTATCAATTGCCCCGTCCCTTAAAAGGCCGGGCGGGTTGTGATTTCTCTTTTGCCGGTTTAAAGACGGCGGCGCGCAATTTAATTCTATCCGGAGCGGTGGTTACTGAGCAGGATAAAGCCGATTTGTGTGCGTCATTTCAGGCAGCGGTACGAGATTGTTTGGTTAATCGGTTACAGCATGCCTTGGCAGAAACACCGGTTGAGGTAAGTCATGTGGTTTTATCAGGCGGCGTTGCGGCTAATCTCTATTTGCGAGAGGCTTTGACGACTGTCTGTTTAAATTATGGTAAAGTTTTTGTAGCGCCACCCTTGAAATTATGCACAGATAATGCTGTGATGATCGCTTGGGCGGGCCTTGAACGGTTACACCGCGGGTTGACTTCCTCTTTAGATTTTCAACCGCGGCCACGCTGGTCTCTAATGGAATTAAAAAATGGCTGA
- a CDS encoding NAD(P)H-dependent glycerol-3-phosphate dehydrogenase gives MAEQKHIVVIGAGAFGTALALSCLKTGSKVTLYARRSDFVDHLQSTRQNERYLPGIELPADLSITSDLSCINQADIVLLVIPAQKTDTVLMELKPYLRPTIPLVICAKGMHREQKSLLSGIARRLLINPVAVLSGPSFADELAQGKPTAVMLACHDIVVAESLARILRHSTLRCYASDDMIGVQAAGAIKNVMAIASGIADGLNLGCNSRAALLARGLAEMSRIGVSLGGRAETFLGLAGMGDLILTATSEKSRNYSFGLELGAGRSIEDILAERHHVTEGFVTTAAVFEMTQSMGVYAPLTAAMNDILHKRIPILQVIDDILSKQSEREF, from the coding sequence ATGGCTGAACAAAAACATATTGTTGTGATTGGAGCGGGTGCCTTTGGGACGGCTTTGGCTTTAAGTTGTTTGAAAACCGGATCAAAGGTGACATTGTATGCCCGTCGGTCTGACTTCGTGGATCATTTACAATCAACCCGTCAGAACGAGCGTTACTTACCAGGCATTGAATTACCCGCTGATCTTTCCATTACGTCTGATTTATCATGTATAAACCAGGCCGACATTGTTTTATTAGTCATCCCTGCCCAAAAGACCGATACAGTTCTTATGGAGTTAAAACCCTATCTTCGGCCTACAATCCCCCTTGTGATTTGTGCAAAGGGGATGCATCGTGAACAAAAGTCTTTATTGTCAGGAATTGCGCGACGTCTTTTGATTAATCCTGTAGCTGTCTTGTCCGGCCCATCCTTTGCCGATGAATTGGCTCAGGGCAAACCGACAGCGGTTATGCTGGCGTGCCATGATATTGTCGTGGCTGAATCGTTGGCCCGAATTTTGCGTCATTCCACCTTGAGGTGTTATGCAAGTGACGATATGATTGGTGTACAAGCGGCGGGTGCCATTAAAAATGTCATGGCAATCGCGAGTGGAATTGCGGATGGATTAAACTTAGGATGTAATAGTCGAGCGGCCCTGTTGGCCCGAGGGTTGGCTGAAATGTCCCGCATCGGGGTTAGCCTGGGGGGAAGAGCTGAAACGTTTTTAGGGCTTGCGGGCATGGGGGATTTGATCCTGACAGCTACCAGTGAGAAATCTCGTAATTATTCCTTTGGGCTTGAGTTGGGCGCCGGTCGATCGATTGAGGATATTTTAGCAGAGCGACATCATGTTACAGAGGGGTTTGTGACCACCGCAGCTGTTTTTGAAATGACGCAGTCCATGGGGGTTTATGCTCCTTTAACGGCGGCCATGAACGATATTTTGCATAAAAGGATTCCAATCCTCCAAGTTATTGATGATATTTTATCTAAGCAATCAGAACGGGAGTTTTAA